In Oxalobacteraceae bacterium OTU3CINTB1, the sequence GTGCGGCCATCGTTGGCGTTCTACAACACGTTTGACGAGATCGACCGCATGATCACGGTGGTGCGAAGGCTGGCATCGGCCCGCTAACGCTGGCACGTTAGAAAACGCTATCAAACGGCGCGGCGAAAATCCGGCAAAATAGATGTTCAATTTTGTCGAGCCGCGCCGATCCGGCCGGGCAGCCTATGCCGCAAACTCCCAAAGAATCGATACCGTTGCCGCACCAGGCGGCCGATATGTTCTGCCTGATGGTGCAGGAGATCAAGGAATGCGCGATCTTCCTGATGGACACGCGCGGCGTCATCACCAGCTGGAACCGCGCGGCCGAGGTCATGAAGGGCTACCGTGCCGACGAGGCCATCGGCGAGCACCTGTCGCTGCTCTACCGTGACGAGGACAAGGCGCGCGGCTGGGCCGACCACAACCTGGGCGAGGCGGCCAAGCATGGCTTCTACAGCGAGGAAACCTGGCGCAGGAAAAAAGATGGCAGCCTGTTCTGGGCGCACATCGCGCTGACCGGCTTGCGCGACGAACACAAGCAATTGGTGGGCTTCTCCAAGGTCACGATGGACCTGACGCGCCACAAGCTGTTGGAACAGTGCCTCGACGAAAAAGAAGAAAACCGCCGCATCATGACCGCCGCCAACGCCGGCACATGGAAGTGGGAAGCCGCCAGCCGCCGCCTGGAGTTGTCCCCCGCGCTCAAGCAATTGCTCGGCTACGACGCCGCCGGCCCGGCGCCCGACCCCGGCAACTGGCGCGCCCTGGTCGATCCGCAGGACGTGCCGGCCGTGCATGACAGGTTGCGCACCCTGATGACGGCCATGCCGGGGCAGCCGCTGACCCTGGAGGTGCGGCTGTGCCGCCAGGACGGCAACTGCCGCTGGTTCTTCGTGCGCGCCGACTGGACCAGCGATAGCGAGGGCCAGGGCGAGCTGACCGGCGTCTGCGTCGACATCCACGACATGCGCCTGCTGGCCGAGGAACGCGAGCGCCTGCTCAACGAACTGCAGGTGATGCGCCTGCGCTTTCGCGCCATCATCGACCAGATGCCGTCCGGCGTGTTCGTGGCCGAGGTGCCGTCGGGCAAGCTGCTGTATCAAAACCTGAAGGCCAGGCGCATCTTCGGCGCCACGCTCGAAGAGGTCGCCACCTATCATGACTACGCCCGCACCGACGTTCGCGATCCGGACGGGCGGCGCCTGCTGGCGCATGAGTTTCCCTTGGCGGAGGCCATCATCACGGGGCAGCCGGTGCCGGTGCGCGAATTGGTGTTCCACGTACCCGGGATGGCACCGCGCTACTTCCGCGTCGGCGCCACGCCGGTGCAGGCCGAGGGCGACGAGCGCCGCATGGCCGTGGCCGTGGCCCACGACATCGACGACCTGAAGCGGATGCAGGAATCGCTGCGGGCGGAAAAGGAACGCGCCGAGGTGACCTTGCGGGCGATTAGCAACGGCGTCATCACCACCGGCCTGGACGGCCGCATCGACAGCATGAACATTGCCGCCGAACGGCTGACCGGCTGGGGCCAACAGGAGGCGCGCGGCCTGCCGCTCGACCAGGTGCTGCAACTGGACGAGGAGCCGCCGGCAGAACTGGCTGCTCCGGCCGGTGCGGCCGATCCGTCGCCCGCGGCGCCGGGGTTGGACACCGTGCTGCGCTGCATGCGCGAAAACCGCCCGGTGACGTCGTCGGCGCCGGCGGTGTTGCGCTCGCGCAGCGGCAGCCGGCACACGATCGACTACGCGGCCGCGCCGCTGCAACTGCCCGACAACCGCACCGGCGGCGCCGTGCTGGTGCTTAACGACGTCACCGAGTCGCGCGGGCTGCTCAAGAACCTGAGCTACCAGGCCAGCCACGACGTGCTGACCGGGCTGGTGAACCGGCGCGAGTTTGGCGTGCGGCTCCAGCGCGCGCTCGACCGCACCGGCCAGCCGGGCGCCAGCGACAGCGCGCTGCTCTACCTGGATTTGGACCAATTCAAGATTGTCAACGATACCTGCGGCCACGCGGCCGGCGACGACCTGCTGCGCCAGCTGTCGGTGGCTTACGGCGCCCATGTGCGCGAGCGCGACACGCTGGCGCGCATCGGCGGCGACGAGTTCGCGCTGATCGTCGAGCATTGCACGGTGGAGGAGGCCATGGTGGTGGCCAACAAGCTGCTCGACACTACGCGCAACTTCCGCTACATCTGCAGCAACCAGGTGTTCCGGCTGGGCGTGAGCATCGGCCTGACGCCGCTCGACGGCGGCACCACCACGATGGAGGAAGCGCTGCGCCAGGCCGATCACGCCTGCTACATCGCCAAGGAGAGCGGGCGCAACCGGGTGTTCCTGCAACAGCGCGGCGGCGCCGAGATCGCCCAGCGGCGCAACGACATGTATTGGGTCAAGCGGCTCGGCGACGCCTTCCGCAACGACGACTTGCAGCTGTACTACCAGCCGATCCGCGCGCTTGGCGGCGCCGGCAACGGCGGCCTGCACTACGAGATACTGCTGCGCATGAAGGATGGCAGCGCCGGGCCGGTCGGCCCCACCAGCTTCCTGCCGGCGGCCGAGCGCTACGACATCATGCAGGAGGTCGACCGCTGGGTGCTCGACCGCAGCCTGGCCTGGCTGGAGCGGCATCCCGAACACGTCGACCAGCTGGAACTGTGCACCATCAACCTGTCGCAGCGGGCGCTGGCCGATCCGGGTTTCCAGCAGTACGCGGTCGGACGCATCCAGGCGGTCGGGGTGCCGGCCAACAAGCTGTGCTTCGAGATCACCGAGACCGGCGCCTTCGCCAACCTGCAGAACACGCTGTCGTTCGTGCTGGCGTTGCAGCAGCTGGGCTGCCGCTTCGCGCTCGATGATTTCGGCACCGGCATGGCCTCGTTCGCCTACCTGAAACAGCTGCCGGTCAATTATGTCAAGATCGACGGCTCCTTCATCCAGATGATGACCCGCAGCACGGTCGACTTCGAGATGGTGCGCTTCACCAACGACATCAGCCACATCATGGGGCGGCGCACCATCGCCGAGTTTGTCAATGACCAGGCTACGCTGGCCAAGCTGACCGAGATCGGCGTCGACTACGCCCAGGGTTTCATGCTGGGCGAGCCGCAGCCGCTCGACGTCTGACTAGATCTGCGCCAGGCCGCCATCGACGAACAGCTCGATGCCGTTGACGAAGCTGGCGTCGTCGGAGGCCAGGAACACCGCCGCCTTGGCGATCTCGTCGGGCTCGCCAACGCGGCCCATCGGAATCTGCGTGGCGAAGTAGTCGAGCAGGCCTTGCTGCTGGGCGGCGTCCGGCCCGGCCAGTTCCACCAGGCCCGGCGTCTTGATCGGACCGGGGCTGATGGTGTTGACGCGGATACCGCGTCCCTTCAGGTCAAGGATCCAGTTGCGGGCGAACGAACGCACTGCCGCCTTCGACGCCGCGTAGACGCTGAACGCCTCGGTGCCGGTGCTGGCGGCGGTCGAGCCGGTCAGTATCACCGACGAGCCTGCGCCCAGCAGCGGCAGCGCCGCCTGCACCGTGAACAAGGTGCCTTTGACGTTGCGGTTGAAGGTGTCGTCGAAGTGTTCCTCGGTGATCTGGCCCAGCGGCAGCATCGAGCCGCCGCCGGCGTTGGCCACCAGCACATCGAGCTTGCCGTGCTCGGCCTTGACGCGCTCGAACAGTGCGGTCAACTGCGCCGGGTCGGCCGAATCGACGCGCGCGCCGATCGCGGCCGCGCCGACGGCGTCGACGGCGGCGTCCAGTTCCGGCTGGCGGCGCCCGGTGATGTAGACGCGCGCGCCCTCGGCGGCGAAACGCTTGGCGACGGCCAGGCCGATGCCGCTGGTGCCGCCGGTGACCACTGCTACTTTTCCTTCGAGTTTCTGGGACATGATGTTTTCCTTTGCGTTGGGTTGCGGCCTGAAAGACCATGGAAGCAGTGTGCGGCCGAAACACCCCTGCGATAAGACAGGCTGGACGCATATGATTTATGCTCTAATTGCATATGACGATCAGCTTGGGCTTCGCAAATGAATAAATTGCTATGGATGCGCTGTTTTGTGCGCGTGGTCGAGACGGGCAGCTTTTCAGCTGTCGCCCGCGAGCTCGACATTGGCCAGCCCAACGTCAGCCGCCACATCGCCGCGCTGGAGGCGGACCTGGGGGCCTTGCTGCTGCACCGTTCGACGCGCCAGCTGGTGGTCACGGCCGAGGGACAGCGCTATTACACGCAAGCGCGGCAGGCGCTCGACCTGATCGCCCAGGCCGAGGCGGACGTGCTGGGACAGCACAATCCACGCGGCTTGCTGCGCGTGGCCTGCTCGCCGGCGCTGGGCACCGAAGTCATTACCCCCACCTTGCCGGCCTTTTTGGAACGTTATCCGGATATCGAACTCGAGCTGCGCGTGGACGACGGTTTTGTGGATCTGGTGGCCGAAGGCGTCGACGTCGCCATCCGGGGTGGCGAGCTCAAGGACAGCGCACTGCGCGCCCGCCGCCTGGGCAACTCGGAGCGCTTGTGCGTCGCCAGCCCGCGTTACGTGGCGCGGCACGGCGTGCCGGCAACGGCGGCCGACCTGGCGCGCCACGAGTGCATCGTCTACACGCTGCTTGGCGGCAGCGGCGCGTGGCGGTTGAGAGATGGCGAGGTCCATGTGCGCGGACGGCTGCGGGTCAACAGTCTGGATGCCGTACGGCGCGCCGCGCTCGTCGGACTCGGCATCGGCTACCTGTCGAGATGGATGGTGGACGACCACCTGCGCTCCGGCGCCCTGGTGGACGTATTGGCCGGGCACGCCCCGACGTTCTCGCCGGTCAACGCCGTCTACTCGGCGGCGCGCCTGCTGCCGCTGCGCGCCAGCGTGTTCATCGACCACATCGCCGGGGTATTCGCGGTCACGCCAGGCTTCGACGGCGTGGCGCCAGTCTTGCCTTAAGTAACGGAACGCGCCGCTGCGGGTTTTTGTCCCATGATGGAGTCTCGTGATTGTGCTTCATTAATCTGAAGGGGAGATTACTATGCGAAACATAACGATTGAACGGCGCGGCACGTCCCGGGCCGGGAGCGGCCGGCCGCGTTGGCGCGCCGCAGCCTTGGTTACCGCCGCAGCCCTTGCAGGCTCGTGGCTGGCCGTGCGCAACCGTGCCGCCAAGGCCGAGCGCGACAATCCGCCCGCGGGCCGCTTCATCGAGGTCGACGGCGTGCGCCTGCATTACATCGAACAGGGCGAGGGACCGGTGCTGCTGCTGTTGCACGGCACCGTGGTGACGGCCGACGATTTCCGGGCCAATGGGCTGTTGGACCAACTGTCGCGCTCGTACCGCGTGATCGCCATCGACCGCCCCGGTTTCGGCTATAGCGAGCGGCCGCGCGACACCAGCTGGACCCCGTGCGCCCAGGCGCGGCTGATGGCCGAGGCGCTGCGCCAACTGGGTGCCGACCGCTATCTGGTGCTGGCCCACTCCTGGGGCACGATGGTAGCGCTGGAGATGGCCCTGCGGGCGCCGGACAAGGTCCTCGGCCTGTTGCTGCTGTCGGGCTACTATTATCCGAGCGCGCGGCTCGACGTGCCGCTGGCCGCGATGCCGGCCATTCCCGTGCTCGGCGACCTGATGCGCTTTACCGTGTCGCCGCTGCTGGGGCGCCTGGCCTGGCCGCTTGCTGCCAAGGGCATGTTCAGCCCGAGCGAAGTGCCCGAATCGTTCCGCCGCGAGGACCCGTGGATGCTGCTGCGTCCCGTCCAGGTGCGCGCCACCGCCGACGAGGCGTCGCTGATGGTGCAGGCGGCCGCCGCGCTGGAGCAGCGCTACGGCGAGCTGCGCCTGCCGTTATTGATCATGGCGGGCAAGAACGACCGCGTGATCGATCCCGAGAGTCATTCGGCGCGGCTGCACAAGGACGTGCCGCACAGCGAGTTGACCTTGTTGCCCGACGTCGGCCACATGATGCAGCACCTGGCGCAGAACGAGATCGTCGCCGCCGCCAAGGACTTGGCCGAACGGGCAGGCATGTCGGCGTCGGCGGGGGTGAACGGCGCCGCCCGAGTTCTGCAGGAAGCCGCGCCGCCGATGTGACCGGACAGGGCGGCGTTGCCGGTTGCCGTCCGACAGCTTTGCATGATGTATCCTTGCCAGATGGTGCAAATGACGGATTTGTAATCCAAATCCGCCTTCGAACATCGGACAATGGGCGTCATGAAAATACTGGTGGTGGAAGACGAGCCCAAAGCGGGCGATTATCTGGTCAAGGGCTTGCGCGAATCGGGCTACGTGGCGGACCTGGCGCGCAACGGCGTCGACGGCCTGGCGCTGGCGCTGGGACACGACTACGACCTGATCGTGCTGGACGTGATGCTGCCCCAAATGGACGGCTGGGCGGTGCTGGGCAAGCTGCGCGAGCGCAAGCACACGCCGGTGCTGTTCCTGACCGCGCGCGACGATGTCGCCGACCGGGTCAAGGGGCTGGAGCTGGGGGCGGACGATTACCTGGTCAAGCCGTTCGCCTTTGCCGAGCTGCTGGCGCGCATCAAGACCTTGATGCGGCGCGGACCGGTGCGCGAGGCCGACGTGGTGCGCGTGGCCGATCTGGAGATCGACGTGCTGCGCCGCCGCGTCACGCGCCAGGCCCAGCGCATCGAGCTGACGGCCAAGGAATTCGCGCTGCTGCACCTGCTGGCCAAGCGCCAGGGCGAGGTGCTGTCGCGCACGCAGATCGCGTCGATGGTGTGGGACATGAATTTCGATTCCGACACCAACGTGGTCGATGTCGCGATCCGCCGGCTGCGCGCCAAGATCGACGATCCGTATCCGGTCAAGTTGATCCAGACGGTGCGCGGCATCGGTTATCTGGTCGAGGAGCGCGCGTGACGGTGGCAGGGACCGCGCCCGGGGCGCGCAGGCCGCGTCCGCTGTCGCTGACCTTGCGGGTGGCGCTGCTGCTGTCGGCGGTGGCGGTGGCGACCTTCCTGGCCGTCGGCGCCTACCTGTACCAGACCCTGGCCAGCCAGATGGCCGAGCGCGACGATATCGAGTTGATCGGCAAGGTGGCGCAGATCCGCCGCATCCTGGCCGAGCTGCCGTCGCCGCAGGCGATCGTGCAAAATCCCCGTCCGCTGACGGAGGCCCTGTTCGGCCACGACGATTTCATGCTCAGCGTCAGGAGCCCGGACGGCATGACCTTGCTGCGCACCTCGCTGACTTCGCGGCCGCTGCCGCAGGTCGAGCGCGTGCCGCCGAAGCAGCCCCTGACCCTGGCCGACGTGCACGACTGGACCCCGGCCATGGGCACCGGCCGCATGGTCAGCGCGGTCGGGCTGGTGGGCGCGGACGGCCAGCCGGTGCAGATCACCCTGGCGCGCGAGCGCTCGGACCGGCTGCGCATCATGCGCAATTACGCGGTCGACCTGTTCGTCGCCTTGTGCGTGGGTGCCACCCTGGCGGCCTTGCTCGGCTACGCCATCGTACGCCACAGCATGCGACGCTTGCGCTCGGTCATCGGCAAGGCCAACGACATCAACACCAGCCGCCTGAACACCCGCCTGTCGGTGGAGGATGCGCCGGTCGAGCTGCGCGAAATGGGGCAAGCCTTCAACGCCATGCTCGACCGGCTGGAGGACGGCGTGCAGCGGTTGTCCGGCTTTGCCGCCGACCTCGCGCACGACCTGCGCACGCCGGTCAACACCTTGATGATGGAGACCCAGGTGGCGCTGTCGCGTCCGCGTACGGTGCAGGAATACCAGGCGCTGCTGGCCTCCAACTTCGAGGAATACGAGCGGCTGGGGCGCATGATCGAGAACACGCTGTTCCTGGCGCGGGTCGACAACGCCCAGTTGGGCCTGCGGCGCGAATCGGTCGACCTGCGCGCCGAGCTGCAACGGCTCCATGACTATTTCGAGATCCTGGCCGACGATGTCGGCGTGCGGCTCACGGTCGAATCGCCGCAACTGCGGGCCGAGGCCGATCCGATGCTGTTGCAGCGCGCGGTGGGCAACCTGGTGTCGAACGCGATCCGCCACACGCCGGCCGGGGGCGAGGTGGCCTTGTCGGCGCGCGCTACGGCCGACGGCGTGGAATTGGCGGTCAGCAACACCGGCCCCGGCATCGCCGCCGAACATTTGCCGCATATCTTCGACCGTTACTACCGGGCCGATGCGGCCCGCTCGGACCGCGCGCACTCGGCTGGGCTGGGCCTGTCCATCGTGCGCGCCATCATGGAATTGCATGGAGGTAAGATCCGGGTCGACAGCGTGCCGGGCGCCAGCACGGTTTTTTACCTGTCGTTTGAAAAAACGCAAAATATTTAAGAAAAGCCGTCGATTTGGTTTGTGCTGCTTCGTCGTGGAGGTAGAGTGGGATGTCTCACTCGGTTCCACCACACTTAGGAGATCACTATGACTGCACAAGTAGAACCCGTCCCCCGCGACATGCATACGGTCACCCCGCACCTGGTCTGCGACGGCGCGGCCGACGCCATCGAATTCTATAAAAAAGCCTTCAACGCCGTGGAAACGGCCCGCATGCAGACGCCGGACGGCAAGATCATGCACGCGAGCGTGCGCATCGGCGACTCCCATGTGATGCTGGTCGACGAGTTTCCCGATTACGGCAGCGTCGGCCCCAAAAAACTCAATGGCAGCCCGGTGACCCTGCACGTCTACGTGCCGAACGTGGACCAGGTGTTCGAGCAGGCGGTCGCCGCCGGCGCCACCGTGCGCATGCCGGTGGAGAACCAGTTCTGGGGCGACCGCTACGGCCAGGTCGTCGATCCGTTCGGCCACAACTGGTCGATCGCCACGCACGTCAAGGACATGTCGCCGGAAGAGATGGGCGAGGCGATGCAGGCGATGAACCCTGAATGCGGGCCACAATCATGAGATTCATGATCATCGTCAAAGCCACCGAGGAGTCGGAAGCGGGCAAGATGCCAAGCACCGAATTGCTGACCGCCATGGGCAAGTTCAACGAGGAACTGGTCAACGCCGGCGTGCTGCTG encodes:
- a CDS encoding heavy metal response regulator transcription factor, whose translation is MKILVVEDEPKAGDYLVKGLRESGYVADLARNGVDGLALALGHDYDLIVLDVMLPQMDGWAVLGKLRERKHTPVLFLTARDDVADRVKGLELGADDYLVKPFAFAELLARIKTLMRRGPVREADVVRVADLEIDVLRRRVTRQAQRIELTAKEFALLHLLAKRQGEVLSRTQIASMVWDMNFDSDTNVVDVAIRRLRAKIDDPYPVKLIQTVRGIGYLVEERA
- a CDS encoding alpha/beta hydrolase; amino-acid sequence: MRNITIERRGTSRAGSGRPRWRAAALVTAAALAGSWLAVRNRAAKAERDNPPAGRFIEVDGVRLHYIEQGEGPVLLLLHGTVVTADDFRANGLLDQLSRSYRVIAIDRPGFGYSERPRDTSWTPCAQARLMAEALRQLGADRYLVLAHSWGTMVALEMALRAPDKVLGLLLLSGYYYPSARLDVPLAAMPAIPVLGDLMRFTVSPLLGRLAWPLAAKGMFSPSEVPESFRREDPWMLLRPVQVRATADEASLMVQAAAALEQRYGELRLPLLIMAGKNDRVIDPESHSARLHKDVPHSELTLLPDVGHMMQHLAQNEIVAAAKDLAERAGMSASAGVNGAARVLQEAAPPM
- a CDS encoding EAL domain-containing protein, which translates into the protein MPQTPKESIPLPHQAADMFCLMVQEIKECAIFLMDTRGVITSWNRAAEVMKGYRADEAIGEHLSLLYRDEDKARGWADHNLGEAAKHGFYSEETWRRKKDGSLFWAHIALTGLRDEHKQLVGFSKVTMDLTRHKLLEQCLDEKEENRRIMTAANAGTWKWEAASRRLELSPALKQLLGYDAAGPAPDPGNWRALVDPQDVPAVHDRLRTLMTAMPGQPLTLEVRLCRQDGNCRWFFVRADWTSDSEGQGELTGVCVDIHDMRLLAEERERLLNELQVMRLRFRAIIDQMPSGVFVAEVPSGKLLYQNLKARRIFGATLEEVATYHDYARTDVRDPDGRRLLAHEFPLAEAIITGQPVPVRELVFHVPGMAPRYFRVGATPVQAEGDERRMAVAVAHDIDDLKRMQESLRAEKERAEVTLRAISNGVITTGLDGRIDSMNIAAERLTGWGQQEARGLPLDQVLQLDEEPPAELAAPAGAADPSPAAPGLDTVLRCMRENRPVTSSAPAVLRSRSGSRHTIDYAAAPLQLPDNRTGGAVLVLNDVTESRGLLKNLSYQASHDVLTGLVNRREFGVRLQRALDRTGQPGASDSALLYLDLDQFKIVNDTCGHAAGDDLLRQLSVAYGAHVRERDTLARIGGDEFALIVEHCTVEEAMVVANKLLDTTRNFRYICSNQVFRLGVSIGLTPLDGGTTTMEEALRQADHACYIAKESGRNRVFLQQRGGAEIAQRRNDMYWVKRLGDAFRNDDLQLYYQPIRALGGAGNGGLHYEILLRMKDGSAGPVGPTSFLPAAERYDIMQEVDRWVLDRSLAWLERHPEHVDQLELCTINLSQRALADPGFQQYAVGRIQAVGVPANKLCFEITETGAFANLQNTLSFVLALQQLGCRFALDDFGTGMASFAYLKQLPVNYVKIDGSFIQMMTRSTVDFEMVRFTNDISHIMGRRTIAEFVNDQATLAKLTEIGVDYAQGFMLGEPQPLDV
- a CDS encoding heavy metal sensor histidine kinase, which encodes MTVAGTAPGARRPRPLSLTLRVALLLSAVAVATFLAVGAYLYQTLASQMAERDDIELIGKVAQIRRILAELPSPQAIVQNPRPLTEALFGHDDFMLSVRSPDGMTLLRTSLTSRPLPQVERVPPKQPLTLADVHDWTPAMGTGRMVSAVGLVGADGQPVQITLARERSDRLRIMRNYAVDLFVALCVGATLAALLGYAIVRHSMRRLRSVIGKANDINTSRLNTRLSVEDAPVELREMGQAFNAMLDRLEDGVQRLSGFAADLAHDLRTPVNTLMMETQVALSRPRTVQEYQALLASNFEEYERLGRMIENTLFLARVDNAQLGLRRESVDLRAELQRLHDYFEILADDVGVRLTVESPQLRAEADPMLLQRAVGNLVSNAIRHTPAGGEVALSARATADGVELAVSNTGPGIAAEHLPHIFDRYYRADAARSDRAHSAGLGLSIVRAIMELHGGKIRVDSVPGASTVFYLSFEKTQNI
- a CDS encoding VOC family protein, whose amino-acid sequence is MTAQVEPVPRDMHTVTPHLVCDGAADAIEFYKKAFNAVETARMQTPDGKIMHASVRIGDSHVMLVDEFPDYGSVGPKKLNGSPVTLHVYVPNVDQVFEQAVAAGATVRMPVENQFWGDRYGQVVDPFGHNWSIATHVKDMSPEEMGEAMQAMNPECGPQS
- a CDS encoding SDR family oxidoreductase yields the protein MSQKLEGKVAVVTGGTSGIGLAVAKRFAAEGARVYITGRRQPELDAAVDAVGAAAIGARVDSADPAQLTALFERVKAEHGKLDVLVANAGGGSMLPLGQITEEHFDDTFNRNVKGTLFTVQAALPLLGAGSSVILTGSTAASTGTEAFSVYAASKAAVRSFARNWILDLKGRGIRVNTISPGPIKTPGLVELAGPDAAQQQGLLDYFATQIPMGRVGEPDEIAKAAVFLASDDASFVNGIELFVDGGLAQI
- a CDS encoding LysR family transcriptional regulator, producing MNKLLWMRCFVRVVETGSFSAVARELDIGQPNVSRHIAALEADLGALLLHRSTRQLVVTAEGQRYYTQARQALDLIAQAEADVLGQHNPRGLLRVACSPALGTEVITPTLPAFLERYPDIELELRVDDGFVDLVAEGVDVAIRGGELKDSALRARRLGNSERLCVASPRYVARHGVPATAADLARHECIVYTLLGGSGAWRLRDGEVHVRGRLRVNSLDAVRRAALVGLGIGYLSRWMVDDHLRSGALVDVLAGHAPTFSPVNAVYSAARLLPLRASVFIDHIAGVFAVTPGFDGVAPVLP